Proteins encoded in a region of the Streptomyces violaceoruber genome:
- a CDS encoding rhamnogalacturonan lyase — MRHPHTRPHAPHPHRRRPRALAAALAAAGLLGAGLTTLAPDTAEAATARQVEALDRGVVSVHTGDGNLVSWRWLGTDPDNVAFNVYRAGTKVNSSPVTGSTTYFHSGAPSHADYTVRAVVNGTEQGDSVHAIQFRAGYKDVPISPPSGGTTPDGVSYTYEANDASVGDLDGDGALDLVLKWQPTNAKDNSQSGYTGNTVVDGIKLDGTRLWRVDLGRNIRSGAHYTQFQVYDYDGDGRAEVAMKTADGTKDGTGAVIGNSSADHRNSSGYVLSGPEYLTMFNGRTGSAMGTVDYVPARGSVSSWGDSYGNRVDRFLAGTAYLDGSRPSVIMARGYYTRTVIAAWDWRDGRFTRRWTFDTNSSTNSGKGYDGQGNHQLSVADVDGDGRDEIVYGAMAVDDNGYALWTTRNGHGDAMHVGDLDPSRAGLEEFKVDEDGSKPSSYLADARTGQILWSTGASGDNGRGVSGDIWSGSAGAESWSSAESGIRNPKGTVVGSRKPSSANFLSWWDGDTVRELLDGTHVDKYGTSGDTRLLTGSGVASNNGTKATPVLAGDILGDWREEVVWRTSNNTALRIYSTPYDTDTRITTLLHDTQYRTALAWQNTAYNQPPHPSFFLGSGMPRAPRPSVHTP, encoded by the coding sequence CACGCCCCCCACCCGCACCGCAGACGCCCACGCGCCCTGGCCGCGGCCCTCGCCGCCGCCGGGCTCCTCGGCGCGGGCCTGACGACGCTGGCCCCCGACACCGCCGAGGCCGCCACGGCACGCCAGGTCGAGGCCCTGGACCGGGGCGTCGTCAGCGTCCACACCGGCGACGGGAACCTGGTCAGCTGGCGCTGGCTGGGTACCGACCCGGACAACGTCGCGTTCAACGTCTACCGGGCCGGTACGAAGGTCAACTCCAGCCCCGTCACCGGCTCCACCACCTACTTCCACTCCGGCGCCCCCTCCCACGCCGACTACACCGTCCGCGCGGTCGTGAACGGCACGGAGCAGGGCGACTCCGTCCACGCGATCCAGTTCCGGGCCGGCTACAAGGACGTACCGATCAGCCCGCCCTCCGGCGGCACCACCCCCGACGGCGTCTCCTACACCTACGAGGCCAACGACGCCTCCGTCGGCGACCTCGACGGCGACGGTGCCCTCGACCTCGTCCTCAAGTGGCAGCCGACCAACGCCAAGGACAACTCCCAGTCCGGCTACACCGGCAACACGGTCGTCGACGGCATCAAGCTCGACGGCACCCGCCTGTGGCGCGTCGACCTGGGCCGCAACATCCGCTCCGGCGCCCACTACACCCAGTTCCAGGTGTACGACTACGACGGCGACGGCCGGGCCGAGGTCGCCATGAAGACCGCCGACGGCACCAAGGACGGCACCGGCGCGGTCATCGGCAACTCCTCGGCGGACCACCGCAACTCGAGCGGCTACGTCCTCTCCGGCCCCGAATACCTCACCATGTTCAACGGCCGGACCGGCAGCGCGATGGGGACCGTCGACTACGTCCCGGCCCGCGGCTCGGTCTCCTCCTGGGGCGACTCCTACGGCAACCGCGTCGACCGGTTCCTGGCGGGCACGGCGTACCTGGACGGCTCCCGCCCCTCCGTGATCATGGCGCGCGGGTACTACACGCGCACGGTGATCGCGGCCTGGGACTGGCGGGACGGCCGGTTCACCCGCCGCTGGACCTTCGACACCAACTCCTCCACCAACAGCGGCAAGGGCTACGACGGCCAGGGCAACCACCAGCTCTCCGTCGCGGACGTGGACGGTGACGGCCGGGACGAGATCGTCTACGGCGCGATGGCCGTCGACGACAACGGCTACGCCCTGTGGACCACCAGGAACGGCCACGGCGACGCCATGCACGTCGGCGACCTCGACCCGTCCCGGGCGGGCCTGGAGGAGTTCAAGGTCGACGAGGACGGCTCGAAGCCCTCGTCGTACCTGGCGGACGCCCGCACGGGCCAGATCCTCTGGTCCACCGGCGCGAGCGGCGACAACGGCCGCGGTGTCTCCGGGGACATCTGGTCGGGCAGCGCGGGCGCCGAGTCCTGGTCGTCCGCGGAGAGCGGCATCCGCAACCCCAAGGGCACCGTCGTCGGCAGCCGCAAGCCCTCCAGCGCCAACTTCCTTTCCTGGTGGGACGGCGACACCGTCCGTGAACTCCTCGACGGCACCCACGTCGACAAGTACGGCACCTCGGGCGACACCCGCCTGCTCACCGGCTCCGGCGTCGCCTCCAACAACGGCACCAAGGCCACCCCGGTCCTGGCCGGCGACATCCTCGGCGACTGGCGCGAGGAGGTCGTCTGGCGCACGTCGAACAACACGGCCCTGCGCATCTACTCCACCCCCTACGACACGGACACCCGCATCACGACCCTCCTCCACGACACCCAGTACCGCACCGCACTGGCCTGGCAGAACACCGCCTACAACCAGCCACCGCACCCGAGCTTCTTCCTCGGAAGCGGGATGCCGAGGGCCCCCCGGCCGTCGGTCCACACGCCCTGA